In Terriglobus aquaticus, the genomic window GATCAGGGCGTTCAACGTGTGATTGATCAGGAGGTCTACAAGCCAGAAGAACGCCGCAAAGGCAAACACGGTCAGGATGACCACTGTTGTGGTGCTGCGGACCTCGGCCTGTGTCGGCGTGTTGACCTTGCGCAGTTCGCTGCGCACGTCCTCCAGGAACGACTTCAGCCGCTCCGGGCCCGACTTCATCCGTTCAATGCCCGTCGTGGGCTGATCGGCTACCACCATTGCTTTGGCCATGCTTG contains:
- the secE gene encoding preprotein translocase subunit SecE, coding for MAKAMVVADQPTTGIERMKSGPERLKSFLEDVRSELRKVNTPTQAEVRSTTTVVILTVFAFAAFFWLVDLLINHTLNALITRLTTH